GAACCTTCCTTCAAGTACATGGGTGCAGCAGCGTATCTTAATCCCGGGCCTTTTAGTTCTCAAGAAGCAGATGGAGAGGCCCGCTTCAAGGCATTTATTGATTCTGCCTTTGCAGACCTTAACTCAAAGGCCGTAAAGAACCTGGTAATTGATCTGCGGAACAATTCTGGCGGCCACAATGCCTACAGTGACCACCTGATCTCTTATTTTGCCACAAAGCCTTTCAGGTGGTACTCATCCTTTAAGCTGAAAACAAGCAAGGTGCTAAAGGAGCAGACCAGGAAAAACACCCCTGAGGCAAAGCTGGATGATTACGCAAAAGCAATCCTGAGCCACCAGGACGGCGAAAAATTTGCCTATGATCAGCCGTTCCAAAATCCGGCTCCAGAAGCTACTCGCTTCAAAGGCAACGTGTACGTGCTCGTAAACCGACAAACCTATTCCATGGCAGCCGTTAGCGCCGCGCTGATCCAGGACTATGGCTTTGGAAAAATTGTGGGCGAAGAAACGGCAGATGTGCCTACTTTGTATGCCTCTCAGTTTTCCTTCACCTTGCCCAAAACCGGAGTCACCGTGAAAGTACCCAAAGGATATATAGTAAGACCCAACGGCAATGAAGCTCTGTCTGGAGTAAAACCCGATGTCATGGTAAGGGACCACCTTCTGGATGACGAGGATGAGATTCTACACCATGTGCTTAACACCTTGCTGGCCCCAAATTCACCTTTGCGTTAACGGTTACTCCGCTAAGTAAAGCATTGCAATCTATAAATTTCAAACTCCTTTAATCAGCCACCCGCACATGGAAAACAGCATAGAAGAACCTGAGTTCTGTGAGTTACCAACAACGGGCTGAAAACGGACATATAGTCTTTACGGCCATCTCAAAAGAAGCGCACACCTATTGCAAGGGAACCTACAGCAACCAGAGCCGCCACAAGGTTTTCCCGAGAATAAACATGTACTTCTATGACAGGGAATCTGTGCAGGCTGAATTTGACCGGGCGGGCTTGGTAGAGACAATCATGGTAGAAGATGCATATCCCTTTCATCAAATCCCGAAAATCACGAAAGCAACAATTTTCTAAGACTGGCGCGTTAGCCCGAATGCCAATTTCTCATTACTTAATTGCGGCATAAAAACTAAATACAACTTACTTTACAGATCCATCCGTTAGTAATACTTATCCTTTGCAAAAGTCTTAGTTATATGCCTGCTGGTCTTACCTATACCGCCTCCATTCAACGGCTTCCTCACTTGATAAACACCCATTACCTGGAAGTAACGCCAGAGCAGATTCAGCAACTGGGCGGAAAAATGAAAGTGCGGCTGCTGTGCACCATCAATGGCAAACTTACCTTTCAAGGCGGCCTGGTAGCGCTGGGGAATGGTTCTGCCTACATCACGCTCAACAAACAACGCATGCAACAACTGGGTGTAAACTACCTGGACCAAGTAGAGGTGACCTTACAGAAAGATACAAGCCCCATAGGTACACCCATGCCCGAAGAATTAGCCGAGGCTCTGCACCAGGACCCTGAGGCCGCCAGCAGATTCCGCGCATTGCCAGACTCTTTAAAACGCTACCTGTTACAGCATGTGGCCGGGGTGAAAAGCAGCCAACTGCGCATAGACCGGGCCTTACTGCTGTTGTCCAATCTCAAACAGCTGGCGCCGGGCAAAGAAACGTTCAAAAACCTCCTGGCCAAATAGAAGGAACCTGATGACTGCAGATCTTGCAACATTCAGACTTTTCCCTGGTTATTCGCGTATGGGCAAATATCCATCTCCACTTGAACCAACTCGCTCTATGAAAAAAAATCTCCTACTCCTTTCCCTGGCCTCCTTGCTGGGCTTTTCACAATGCCAAACTGCCAAAGTCACCGGCGATGCCATTCCTACCCGCCTGGGTGAAATCACGGTACAGCCCGTCTTCCATGGTTCGTTTGCCATGAACTGGAACAACAAAACCATTCTGGTAGACCCCTACGGCGGAGGCGAGCTGTACAAAGACATCCCAGCCCCGGACATGATCCTCATCACTGACATTCACGGCGACCACCTGGACCTGAAAACCTTGGAGGCCATCAATACCCACAAGGCCATCATCATTGCGCCCCAGGCAGTGGTAGAGATGCTGCCCGAAGCCCTCAAAAGCAAGACCATTGACCTGGCCAACGGCGAAGACACCACTACCATGAACGTGCGCGTGATTGCCGTACCCATGTACAACCTCCCTGAAACGCCCGACTCCCGCCACCCTAAAGGCAGAGGCAACGGCTACATCCTGGACTTCGCGGGTAGAACAGTGTACATATCCGGTGACACAGAAGACATCCCCGAAATGGAGAACTTGAAGGGCATTGACGTGGCCTTTATCTGCATGAACCTTCCCTATACCATGGATGTTGACCAGGCTGCCTCTGCCGTTCTTAAATTCAAGCCGCGGGTAGTCTACCCATACCATTACCGGGGCCAGAGCGGCCTCAGCGATGTAGGTGCCTTCAAGAAGAAAGTAGACGCTGGCAAACAGAAAATAGACGTGCGCCTGCGTAAATGGTACCCCACTGAATAGTTAACGATTTAATAAAACAGAAGCGCCTGCCACTAAAAGAGGCAGGCGCTTTTGTTTTAACTATTCCGTATTCAAAATATCGTTTTTGGCTTATTTTCCAGAGAATAGCCTAAAAACGGTTTTTAGATTTTACCAGCATCCTGGTTTTTATCGCTTGACTGCTGGTCTTCGCCGAAGGGTTGGTCGTTCATGCGGATGCCGTTGGTATCACTGTCCATAGCGGTGTCACTGCCCTCCACCTCAAAGCCCGGCCCCTGTGAGGTGGCCTCGCGGCTATCACGGTCCAGGTGTCCCATGCCAGTGGTTTCATTGCCCGTAATGTGCAAGTTCTCCAGATTGTCCTTCTGGTCATTGCGTTCCAGGTCGCCGTTCAGGCCTACGTTGCGCTTCGCGCTGGGGTCTGGATGATTGCCCGGAGCATTGCGCTGATGGTTCTCATTATTCACGTTCTTCAATTTGTCTGGGCCGGTATTTTCTTCGTCATGTATTGCCATGGTTTTCAAGTTAAAGGTGGAGTCTCTGTGTACGCACAGCACCGGGCAGGGTTGAAAGCAGCTGGTTTCTCCCGCTCGCTTATTTTTACGCGCAGGCTTTAGCGTTTTTGGCTTGTTTTCCAGGAAATAGGCCAAAAACGGATGATTAGTTAAAAGTTAAGAATTATGAGTTTTAAGTGAGGCGTGGCAAAAGGTGAATGGTCCACTGCGCCGAAACCCGATGGACAGCTCCCTTCCTCGTTTCAGCTTATTCTGCTACTTTAGGGCATCCAGGCAATTCTCCATAAAGCATGACACACTCTTTCAAGAACAAAACCATCCGCTGGGGCATTATTGGCTGCGGCGACGTAACCGAGGTAAAAAGCGGGCCCGCTTTCCAGAAAATACCTCATTCTCAATTGATGGCGGTCATGCGCCGCGATGGTCAGAAAGCCCGGGATTATGCCCAGCGCCATGGCGTACCCACCTGGTATGACAATGCCCAGGCTCTTCTTCACGACCCCACCGTAGACGCTGTGTACATTGCCACGCCGCCAGACTCACACTTTGAATTTACTTTGCAGGTAGCGGCTGCAGGCAAACCCGTGTATGTTGAGAAACCCATGGCCTTGAATTTTGCCCAATGCCAACAGATGGTAGAGGCTTGTGAAGCAGCCCAAGTGCCTCTTTTTGTGGCCTATTACAGACGCTGCCTTCCCTCCTTCTTAAAAGTAAAAGAATTGATAGAAAGCGGGGCCATAGGAGACGTAAGGTTTGTGAACGTGCGCTTGTACCATCCGCCGCAACCCAACCTCCACCCAGCAATCCTTCCCTGGCGCTTACAGCCAAAGATTGCCGGCGGCGGCCTGTTTTATGACCTGGCCTCGCATCAACTAGACTTTCTGGATTACCTTTTAGGACCTATCAGGTTTGCTTCTGGCCAGGCGACCAATCAGGCTGGCTTGTACCCCGCGGAGGACCTGGTCATGGCGCAGTTCCATTTTGGGAACGGAGTTCTTGGCACCGGGACATGGTGCTTTACGGTAGACCAAACGCAGTTCAAAGATGAAACAGAAATCATTGGCAGTAAAGGCCGCATCACGTTTCCCTCCTTCGCGCTTACGCCCGTGGTGCTTGAAACGCCAGCAGGAAGGCAGGAATTTCTGTTACCTCCCCCAGCCCATGTACAACAACCCTTCATCCAGACGATTGTAAACGAACTTCGCGGCGAAAGCACCTGCCCCAGCACCGGCAGAACCGCCATGCGCACCGCCTGGGTCATGGACCAAATCATGGGCCGGTAAGCGCGTATAAGGTGAATGGTTTTGCTTCCGAAGGAATTAATCATTTTTTGCTCTTAACTCATACACCGTTTTTAGCCTATTTCCTGCAAAACAGGCCAAAAACGACTATCCCGTTCCCTGCAGTATTCCTATTCATTACCAGGGAGTTGCTTGGCCGTCTTTTAAAATTTCCCATTCAACGGCTTTAAAGTCAGCTCAGCTTTTCTGTTCTCATAATTTTAGACAGAATTGATTCATATTTTTTTAAAGTTTTAGTTTTATCCATATATTGCGCAATCGATTGCACATTCTTCCCTTTTGATAGATAAAGATGTTACACAGATTTTTGAAAATCCATCCGAATGACAACGTGCTGGTGGCACTGACGGATTTAAAAAAAGGCGAGACCATTGAGTATGATGGCGCGCAAATTTCGCTGGTAGATGACGTACAGGCCAAGCACAAATTCGCGCAGTACGTGATTGCGGCCGGCGAGGAGATCCTCATGTACGGGTCCCTGGTGGGCAAGGCCGTATTTGACATTCCCAGAGGCGGCGTGCTCACCACTGAGAACGTGAAGCACCAGGTGCACGGCTTCACGGGCAAGACCAAAACCATTGGCTGGACGGCCCCAGACGTGTCTAAATGGGCCAACCGTACCTTCATGGGCTACCACCGCGAAGACGGTCAGGTAGGCACCGCCAACTTCTGGCTGGTCATTCCTATGGTCTTCTGCGAAAACCGCAACGTAGACATCTTAAAGCAGGCTTTCCTGGATGAATTGGGCTTTGGTCAGCGCGACGTGTACAAGTCTTATGTATCTCAATTGGTAGACTTATATCAATCAGGCAACACGGAGGCCATTGACACCTTGACGCTGCAGAAAACTTCTGCACCGGTGCAAAAGCGCGTGTTTGAAAACGTGGACGGCATCAAGTTCCTGACGCATGAAGGCGGCTGCGGCGGCATCAGACAGGATTCTGACATGTTGTGTGCTTTGTTGGCCGGCTACATCCACCACCCTAACGTGGCGGGTGCCACCATCCTGAGCCTTGGTTGTCAAAATGCACAGGTGAACATCCTGGAAAGCAAAATCAAAGCCCTTAACCCTAACTTCAACAAGCCGGTTATTGTCCTGGAGCAGCAGAAGGAAGGCACCGAAGAGGAGTTAATGTCAAAGGCTATTCGTCAGACGTTCCTGGGCCTCATTGAAGCCGATAAAATCAAGCGCCAGCCAGCGCCGTTGAGCAAACTTTCTATTGGTTTGGAGTGCGGTGGTTCTGACGGCTTCTCTGGTATTTCGGCCAACCCGGCCATTGGGCATACCTCAGATATTTTGGTGGCTCTGGGCGGCAAGACCGTTTTGTCTGAGTTCCCGGAATTATGCGGCGTGGAGCAGGAGTTGATTAACCGTTGTGAGACCGAAGAGTCTGCCGAGCGTTTTGTGTCCTTGATGCGTGCTTATGCCAAAGCGGCTGAGGCCGTAGGTTCTGGCTTTGACATGAACCCTAGCCCGGGTAACATCAGAGACGGTTTGATTACAGATGCCATTAAGTCTGCGGGGGCGGCCAAGAAAGGCGGCAACTCTCCTATCGTGGATGTGCTGGACTACCCAGAATATGTGACCAAGCCCGGCTTGAATTTGCTTTGCACGCCAGGCAATGACGTGGAATGCACCACCGCTTTGGTAGGCTCTGGCACCAACATCGTGTTGTTTACCACCGGTCTGGGAACGCCCACGGGCAACCCTATCACGCCGGTCATCAAAATCTCCTCTAACACCAAGTTAGCAGAGCGCATGCCAGACATCATTGACATTGACACCGGGCCGGTTATCTCTGGTGAGAAGACCATTGAAGAAATGGGCGAAGATGTGCTGGATTTCATCATTGAAGTAGCCAGCGGCCGCATTGAAGCCAAAGAAAAAGTGCTTCAGCAAGACGACTTCATTCCCTGGAAACGCGGCGTGTCTTTGTAATTAAAGCAGTCACGCCATGGGTCGTTTAAAGAGGCTACCAAGGTGACTTTCATAAAAAGCCCTGCCCTTTGGCTTCTATTTCCGTAATTGGGGTAGAATTGAAAGGCAGGGCTTTTCTTTTTTCTTGCCATTCTCTGTTTCAACCGTCTCTCCTATGGCTGGAGAACGCTAATTCCTCCTTCATGAACCATGCATTAGCCCTGCCGGTAGGCACCACTTTAGACAGATTCATCCACCGGAAACAAGAGGACTTCCCCTATGCCACCGGCGAATTGTCCCAGCTTCTGCGGGACATTGCCCTGGCCGCCAAGATTGTGGCCCGCGACATCAGCAAATTTGACCAGGACACCGTTGGGCAGATGGGCACCGAGAACGTGCAGGGCGAACAGCAGCAGAAACTGGACGTGATTGCCAACATCCGGTTCATCAGGGCTTTGCGCAACGGTGGCGAGGTCTGCACTATTGTCTCTGAGGAGGAAGAAGAGCTCATCCATACCGGTAACCAGCACGCCAAGTACATAGTGGCCATGGACCCCGTAGACGGTTCCTCTAACATAGACGTGAACATACCGGTGGGCACCATCTTCGCGGTTTACAGAAGGCTCTCAGAGGCCAACGCAGACGGCACCTTAGAAGACTGCTTACAGCAAGGCACGCAGCAGGTGGCCGCAGGCTATATTCTGTACGGGGCCTCTACCATGCTGGTCTATTCCACGGGACGGGGCGTGAACGGCTTCACGTATGAAACCTCGCTGGGGGAATTCTTCTTGTCACACCCAGACATCAAAACCCCCAATATGGGCAGCCAGTATTCCTGCAATGAGGCGAACGTGAGTTCCTTCCCGCTGGGCATCCAGAACTACCTGGCCTACTGCAAATCAGAGAAATATTCCAGCCGCTACATAGGCTCTCTGGTGGCAGACTTCCACCGAAACCTGGTCAAAGGCGGCATCTACTTCTATCCGGGCTCCACCAAAAACCCGGGCGGTAAAATGAGACTGCTGTATGAGTGCAATCCGCTGGCGTTTCTGGCCGAACAAGCCGGTGGCAAAGCGACGGACGGCATTGAGCGCATTTTAGACAAACAGCCCAAGGAGCTACATGAACGCTGCCCGCTGGTCATAGGGTCTGCAGACATGGTGGACAAGGTAAAGAAATACATGACGCTGTAACTAAGCCTCAGCCAACATGCTACCTGTATGTTAAAGCCGTTTTTGGCCTGTTTTCCAAGAAACAGGCCAAAAACGGCTTTCTGGTGTATAAGACCTTACTGGGTGGTTGTAGGAAGGCCGTCTGAGTACTTCTTGGGCATGAGTGCGGTTTGGAAGAAGCGTACAGTTTCAATTTCGCCGTTAAACCAGGAGCGCTTGTCCATGCGGGTGCCAATGGCCGTTTTAGCCGAGGCCGGCAGCGGCAAAAACTCCAGATTGCCGGTCACTTCTGGCCGACCGTTCACATAGCCGGTTACTTTCTTGTCTTTATACACCAGCGTCATGGTGGCCCATTGGTTTACCGGGTGCGTTTTGGTGGAGTCCATTAGGGTCAGCTGGCCGTTGTCAGATTTCACAAAGAAGTCGGCGTACCACTGGTTGTCCTGGGTGAGGCGCAGCTCCAGTAAAAGACGGCGGTTGGGATTGGCTGGATCCTCTATGTGCAGAAAACGTTGTTCTATGTTGCTGGGATAGGCGGCGTTGGGCTTAAAAATAACCTCTACCGTGAACTCGTCTACGCCGGCAATGGCGTTATGGTCAATGAGAAAGCCATCATCTACGCCGTCAAAGGCTACTGCCGGAGCCCCGTTTCGGCCCGCGCCCTGCGTTGGGTTCCCAAGAACGGTGGTGGCTTGGCCCGCCAGTCCCGTAGGAGTCACGTTCCAGAGAATGGGTTTCTGAGGAGTGCAGGCAGTAAAGGCCAGGGCCAGGCTTGCACTGTATACCAGTAAATTGATTTGTTTCATAGCAAGGGGTTGGGAACAGAAGGAACCGTAAAACAGAAAAGTCAGGTAAACCAGTTGAGAAAGGCCCTATTCGCCCACCTCTCCCCGAAGCGCCATGCATCCTGT
The nucleotide sequence above comes from Nibribacter ruber. Encoded proteins:
- a CDS encoding S41 family peptidase, with translation MKLKQWIVVALLLTAARISVAQEKGVMFSGSAVKADLEYLYHTLEDAHYNLYAYVSKSKYDKMYNTINQSIGKDSLSQLETIKLFQRLAAAGNVGHSEIDFPVQAYIAFARGGGALFPLELAFENGKSFIRKNHSSTPNAAVGDQVLSIDGQPIKKIQEAIHPYLSAERLYFKNAKLEFWSFPRLYWSVFGEKKSFNVTLKKTNGRTENLKIPALPVMEYETKRGGEILSIEPSFKYMGAAAYLNPGPFSSQEADGEARFKAFIDSAFADLNSKAVKNLVIDLRNNSGGHNAYSDHLISYFATKPFRWYSSFKLKTSKVLKEQTRKNTPEAKLDDYAKAILSHQDGEKFAYDQPFQNPAPEATRFKGNVYVLVNRQTYSMAAVSAALIQDYGFGKIVGEETADVPTLYASQFSFTLPKTGVTVKVPKGYIVRPNGNEALSGVKPDVMVRDHLLDDEDEILHHVLNTLLAPNSPLR
- a CDS encoding YdeI/OmpD-associated family protein — protein: MPAGLTYTASIQRLPHLINTHYLEVTPEQIQQLGGKMKVRLLCTINGKLTFQGGLVALGNGSAYITLNKQRMQQLGVNYLDQVEVTLQKDTSPIGTPMPEELAEALHQDPEAASRFRALPDSLKRYLLQHVAGVKSSQLRIDRALLLLSNLKQLAPGKETFKNLLAK
- a CDS encoding MBL fold metallo-hydrolase, which translates into the protein MKKNLLLLSLASLLGFSQCQTAKVTGDAIPTRLGEITVQPVFHGSFAMNWNNKTILVDPYGGGELYKDIPAPDMILITDIHGDHLDLKTLEAINTHKAIIIAPQAVVEMLPEALKSKTIDLANGEDTTTMNVRVIAVPMYNLPETPDSRHPKGRGNGYILDFAGRTVYISGDTEDIPEMENLKGIDVAFICMNLPYTMDVDQAASAVLKFKPRVVYPYHYRGQSGLSDVGAFKKKVDAGKQKIDVRLRKWYPTE
- a CDS encoding Gfo/Idh/MocA family protein gives rise to the protein MTHSFKNKTIRWGIIGCGDVTEVKSGPAFQKIPHSQLMAVMRRDGQKARDYAQRHGVPTWYDNAQALLHDPTVDAVYIATPPDSHFEFTLQVAAAGKPVYVEKPMALNFAQCQQMVEACEAAQVPLFVAYYRRCLPSFLKVKELIESGAIGDVRFVNVRLYHPPQPNLHPAILPWRLQPKIAGGGLFYDLASHQLDFLDYLLGPIRFASGQATNQAGLYPAEDLVMAQFHFGNGVLGTGTWCFTVDQTQFKDETEIIGSKGRITFPSFALTPVVLETPAGRQEFLLPPPAHVQQPFIQTIVNELRGESTCPSTGRTAMRTAWVMDQIMGR
- a CDS encoding UxaA family hydrolase, producing MLHRFLKIHPNDNVLVALTDLKKGETIEYDGAQISLVDDVQAKHKFAQYVIAAGEEILMYGSLVGKAVFDIPRGGVLTTENVKHQVHGFTGKTKTIGWTAPDVSKWANRTFMGYHREDGQVGTANFWLVIPMVFCENRNVDILKQAFLDELGFGQRDVYKSYVSQLVDLYQSGNTEAIDTLTLQKTSAPVQKRVFENVDGIKFLTHEGGCGGIRQDSDMLCALLAGYIHHPNVAGATILSLGCQNAQVNILESKIKALNPNFNKPVIVLEQQKEGTEEELMSKAIRQTFLGLIEADKIKRQPAPLSKLSIGLECGGSDGFSGISANPAIGHTSDILVALGGKTVLSEFPELCGVEQELINRCETEESAERFVSLMRAYAKAAEAVGSGFDMNPSPGNIRDGLITDAIKSAGAAKKGGNSPIVDVLDYPEYVTKPGLNLLCTPGNDVECTTALVGSGTNIVLFTTGLGTPTGNPITPVIKISSNTKLAERMPDIIDIDTGPVISGEKTIEEMGEDVLDFIIEVASGRIEAKEKVLQQDDFIPWKRGVSL
- the fbp gene encoding class 1 fructose-bisphosphatase, translated to MNHALALPVGTTLDRFIHRKQEDFPYATGELSQLLRDIALAAKIVARDISKFDQDTVGQMGTENVQGEQQQKLDVIANIRFIRALRNGGEVCTIVSEEEEELIHTGNQHAKYIVAMDPVDGSSNIDVNIPVGTIFAVYRRLSEANADGTLEDCLQQGTQQVAAGYILYGASTMLVYSTGRGVNGFTYETSLGEFFLSHPDIKTPNMGSQYSCNEANVSSFPLGIQNYLAYCKSEKYSSRYIGSLVADFHRNLVKGGIYFYPGSTKNPGGKMRLLYECNPLAFLAEQAGGKATDGIERILDKQPKELHERCPLVIGSADMVDKVKKYMTL
- a CDS encoding LamG domain-containing protein, which produces MKQINLLVYSASLALAFTACTPQKPILWNVTPTGLAGQATTVLGNPTQGAGRNGAPAVAFDGVDDGFLIDHNAIAGVDEFTVEVIFKPNAAYPSNIEQRFLHIEDPANPNRRLLLELRLTQDNQWYADFFVKSDNGQLTLMDSTKTHPVNQWATMTLVYKDKKVTGYVNGRPEVTGNLEFLPLPASAKTAIGTRMDKRSWFNGEIETVRFFQTALMPKKYSDGLPTTTQ